The following are encoded in a window of Ruminiclostridium herbifermentans genomic DNA:
- a CDS encoding dockerin type I domain-containing protein, producing the protein MFALLKKFLLTQDTSLIKDLRSADVNGDDSVNALDYALIKRYLLKDITVFPVEGH; encoded by the coding sequence ATTTTTGCACTTCTAAAAAAATTCCTATTAACACAGGATACATCATTAATAAAAGATTTAAGGTCAGCAGATGTAAATGGGGATGATTCTGTTAATGCGCTGGATTATGCTTTGATAAAAAGGTATCTATTAAAAGATATCACTGTTTTTCCTGTTGAAGGACATTAA
- a CDS encoding cellulase family glycosylhydrolase yields the protein MKKGKKIISLFTALALTSTICLTSLGTNVNAVDSNNDDWLHCVGNKIYDMYGNEVWLTGANWFGFNCSENVFHGAWYDVKDILTSVADKGIGFLRIPISTELLYSWMKGKPNPVSSVTASNNPPYHVCNPDFYDPTTDDVKNSMEIFDYIIGYCKELGIKVMIDVHSPDANNSGHNYELWYGKSTSTAGVVTTDMWIDTLAWLADKYKNDDTILAFDLKNEPHGKRGYTGNKCPSDIAKWDNSTDENNWKYAAEKCAKAVLAKNPKLLIMIEGIEQYPKTEKGYTFDTPDIFGASGDASPWYGAWWGGNLRGVKDYPIDLGPLNSQIVYSPHDYGPSVYAQSWFEKDFTTQTLLDDYWYDTWAYINDQGIAPLLIGEWGGHMDKGKNQKWMTLLRDYMIDNRIHHTFWCINPNSGDTGGLIGNDWSTWDMEKYGLLKPALWQTKSGKFIGLDHVIPLGKNGISLGEYYNTPDPEDPVDPQDPEEPEDPQDPDPIVNIGDVNEDGTIDAIDFAVLKQHLLGITVKINLKNADMNDDGSIDAIDFAKLKVLLLNN from the coding sequence ATGAAAAAAGGGAAAAAAATTATATCGCTATTTACTGCACTTGCTTTAACTTCTACTATTTGTTTAACAAGTTTAGGAACTAATGTTAATGCAGTTGATAGCAATAATGATGACTGGCTTCATTGCGTGGGGAATAAGATATATGATATGTATGGCAATGAGGTTTGGCTGACAGGTGCTAACTGGTTTGGCTTTAACTGTAGTGAAAATGTATTTCATGGCGCTTGGTATGACGTTAAAGATATTTTAACAAGTGTAGCAGATAAAGGAATAGGATTTTTAAGAATTCCTATTTCTACGGAATTATTATATAGCTGGATGAAAGGCAAGCCAAATCCAGTTTCCAGTGTAACTGCTAGTAATAATCCACCTTATCATGTTTGTAATCCAGATTTTTATGATCCTACAACTGATGATGTAAAAAACAGTATGGAGATATTTGATTACATAATTGGATATTGTAAAGAACTTGGAATAAAAGTAATGATAGATGTACATAGTCCAGATGCTAACAATTCAGGACATAACTATGAATTATGGTATGGAAAAAGTACATCTACAGCAGGAGTAGTTACTACTGATATGTGGATAGATACTTTGGCTTGGCTTGCTGATAAGTATAAAAATGATGATACTATTTTGGCATTTGATTTAAAAAATGAACCACACGGTAAACGTGGATATACAGGAAATAAGTGTCCTTCTGATATTGCTAAATGGGATAATTCTACAGATGAGAATAACTGGAAGTATGCTGCTGAGAAATGTGCAAAGGCAGTACTTGCAAAAAATCCAAAACTGTTAATAATGATTGAAGGTATTGAGCAATATCCAAAGACTGAAAAAGGTTATACATTTGATACTCCTGATATTTTTGGAGCATCTGGTGACGCTTCTCCATGGTATGGAGCATGGTGGGGTGGTAACTTAAGAGGTGTAAAGGACTATCCTATTGATTTAGGTCCTCTAAACAGTCAGATTGTATACTCTCCACATGACTATGGTCCATCAGTATATGCACAATCATGGTTTGAAAAAGACTTTACAACACAAACATTATTAGACGACTATTGGTATGATACTTGGGCATATATTAATGACCAGGGAATAGCTCCTCTTCTCATAGGTGAGTGGGGAGGACACATGGATAAAGGCAAGAACCAAAAATGGATGACACTTTTAAGAGATTATATGATTGACAATCGTATTCATCACACGTTTTGGTGCATAAATCCTAATTCAGGTGATACTGGAGGATTAATCGGAAACGATTGGTCAACATGGGATATGGAGAAGTATGGACTCTTAAAGCCTGCATTATGGCAAACAAAATCAGGTAAGTTCATCGGACTTGACCATGTAATACCTCTTGGTAAAAATGGAATCTCTCTAGGTGAGTATTATAATACACCAGATCCAGAAGACCCAGTAGATCCTCAGGACCCTGAAGAGCCAGAAGATCCTCAAGATCCAGATCCAATTGTTAATATTGGTGATGTAAATGAGGATGGTACTATTGATGCCATTGACTTTGCAGTATTAAAGCAGCACTTATTAGGCATTACTGTAAAAATTAATTTAAAGAATGCTGATATGAACGATGATGGCAGTATAGATGCAATTGACTTTGCAAAGTTAAAAGTATTGCTGTTAAACAACTAG
- a CDS encoding cohesin domain-containing protein, producing MRRKILSCLMVLCMLITIFASAINTFAASTSLSVQFNNGNSATTSNTINARIKVTNSGNQAVNLTDIKLRYYYTADSDTAQTFWCDHAALINNGNYSAVTSNVTSKFVKMSTTTSTADTYFEIGFSGGGSLSPGGTVEIQSRVARNDWSNYNQSNDYSYKALGEYADWNQITAYIGSELVYGKEPIPGGEQKDPTISPSTASFTQGSASDIKVTLTPNGNTFKGITGLTQGTNYTVSGTTVTILKSYLNSLTAGTKSLTFDFGVSNNPKLNITVLPVNNNNLSVTIGTASGKSGATVTVPVSFSNVSKVGSVGTCNFYATYDTSLLEATEVTAGPIVKNAGVNFSSSINNGSISFLFLDNTIGSELIKEDGVFANITFKIKDTTKEVTTPIAFKAGGAFGDGDMKKLDPVNLIDGAVSINGPISGPTITPTSKSFVQGTSSDLKVTLSDASSFKGITGLSEGTNYTVSGSTVTILKSYLNSLAAGTKTLTFDFGTAGSAVLTLTITPPDTKNLNVTIGTAAGKSGDTVTVPVSFANVSKVGNVGTCNFYATYDTSLLEAVEVKAGPIVTNAGVNFASSINSDGSISFLFLDNTLGNELIKTDGIFAYITFKIKNTTKEVETPIAFKAGGAFGDGTMTKITTVVLNDGSVEINMIAKPSISPASKSFVQGTASDLKVTLTPNGGTFKGITGLKEGTDYTVSGTTVTILKSYLNSLGEGTKALTFDFGTAGSAVLTLTITPPDTKNLNVTIGTAAGKSGETVTVPISFTNVAKVNNVGTCNFYVTYDSSLLEVSTVTAGPIVKNAAVNFSSGTNKDGSISLLFLDNTIGSELITEDGVFANIDFKIKDTTKQIATPVAFTTGGAFGDGTMSKLSTVVFIDGSVEINMNDNKPTISPTSKSFVQGTASDINVTLTLNGSTFNGITGLKEGTDYTVSGNTVTILKSYLNSLAEGTKALTFDFGTAGSAVLTLTITPADTKNLNVTIGTAAGKSGDTVTVPISFANVAKVNNVGTCNFYVSYDDSLLEVSKVYAGPIIKNAAVNFSNGINKDGSISFLFLDNTIGSELITEDGVFAYIDFKIKDTTQEVVTPVAFKAGGAFGDGSMAKLTTVNLFDGSVEINKVIAQDPKISVETAAIIKGTAGDLKVELTPNGNTFKGITGLTAGTDYTVTGDTVTILKSYLNSLAAGTKVLTFDFGVAKNPVLTITVTEITGTLNATIASVTCKAGETIKVPISLSDVAKVGKVGVGNIVLSYDASILEATAVTSGSIVPNEADNFFYNINDNGTISIIYITATETGLIEADGDFVNIEFKVNEDALPGTIPVEFKSGTFGNADWTKIKDAIYTNGCVVIKDTNPSITPTATTFNKAAPSDIVVSLTFNGNNFKGITGLTIGTDYTLINNRLTISKNYLSTLPVGKNELIFDFGVGSKNPVLTLNIIDSLPKDPSVTPTSVTFDKSAPADVTVTLTYNGNTLKGITGLTKNVDYSLSKNQVIFSVKYLSTLAVGTNEIVFDFGLENNPVLKITVVDTKPGIPSVNPTSVTFDKKAPADVTVTLTYNGNTLKGITGLTKNVDYSLSKNQVIFSVKYLSTLAVGTKEIVFDFGLENNPVLTINVVDTKPEPATISPVTATFDKYAPADVVVTYTANGNTFKGITGLTNGTDYTVSANTVTISKNYLSTLAVGTKALTFDFGTDSNPVITLTIVDTTPTIKGLGVIIGKASGNVGDTITIPITLANVSKVGNVGTCNFYISYDNKKLEAQKVIAGSIVKNAAVNFSSSINNGTISFLFLDNSIGNELITTDGVLATITFKVIDSSNTVLNFKEGGAFGDGNFSKLAEVTYIEGSVN from the coding sequence ATGCGGAGAAAAATATTATCTTGTCTTATGGTGCTATGCATGTTAATAACAATATTTGCATCTGCAATCAATACTTTTGCAGCAAGTACAAGCTTATCAGTACAGTTTAATAACGGTAATTCAGCAACTACGTCTAATACGATAAATGCAAGAATTAAAGTTACTAATAGTGGTAATCAAGCAGTTAACTTAACAGATATAAAGTTAAGGTATTATTATACTGCAGATTCTGATACAGCTCAAACTTTTTGGTGTGACCATGCGGCTTTGATTAATAACGGAAATTATTCTGCTGTTACAAGTAATGTAACAAGTAAATTTGTAAAGATGAGCACAACAACATCAACTGCAGATACTTATTTTGAAATAGGTTTTTCAGGTGGAGGAAGCTTATCACCTGGAGGAACAGTTGAGATACAGAGCAGAGTGGCTAGAAATGATTGGAGCAATTATAATCAGTCTAATGACTACTCATATAAAGCATTAGGCGAATATGCAGATTGGAATCAAATAACTGCATATATAGGTTCAGAACTAGTATATGGTAAAGAACCAATACCTGGTGGTGAACAGAAGGATCCAACAATTAGCCCTTCAACAGCATCATTTACACAAGGTAGTGCATCAGATATAAAAGTAACTCTAACACCTAATGGTAATACCTTCAAGGGGATAACAGGATTAACACAGGGTACAAATTATACAGTATCTGGTACTACTGTAACAATACTTAAGAGTTATCTTAATAGTCTTACAGCAGGAACAAAATCTCTGACTTTTGACTTTGGTGTATCAAATAATCCAAAATTAAACATAACAGTATTACCTGTTAATAATAATAATTTATCGGTTACAATTGGTACAGCATCAGGAAAGTCCGGTGCAACAGTAACAGTACCTGTAAGCTTTTCTAATGTATCTAAAGTAGGAAGCGTAGGAACCTGTAATTTCTATGCAACTTATGATACAAGCTTATTGGAAGCTACAGAAGTAACAGCAGGTCCAATAGTGAAAAATGCTGGTGTTAACTTCTCAAGCAGTATTAATAATGGCTCAATAAGCTTCCTATTCCTAGATAATACTATAGGCAGCGAGTTAATTAAGGAAGATGGTGTATTTGCCAATATTACCTTCAAAATAAAGGATACAACAAAGGAGGTTACAACGCCTATAGCATTTAAGGCAGGTGGAGCCTTCGGTGATGGAGATATGAAAAAATTGGATCCAGTTAACTTAATAGATGGTGCTGTTTCAATAAATGGCCCAATTTCTGGACCGACAATCACTCCTACATCAAAATCATTTGTACAAGGCACTAGTTCAGATTTAAAGGTAACCCTGTCTGATGCTAGTTCATTTAAAGGTATTACTGGCTTGTCAGAAGGTACAAATTATACAGTGTCAGGAAGTACTGTAACTATACTTAAGAGTTATCTCAATAGCCTTGCAGCTGGAACAAAAACTCTTACCTTTGATTTTGGGACAGCAGGAAGTGCAGTATTGACATTAACAATTACACCACCTGATACTAAGAACCTGAATGTAACAATTGGAACAGCAGCTGGTAAATCAGGAGATACAGTAACAGTACCAGTTAGCTTTGCAAATGTATCAAAAGTAGGAAATGTAGGAACATGTAACTTCTATGCAACCTATGATACTAGCCTATTAGAAGCTGTAGAAGTAAAAGCTGGTCCAATAGTAACAAATGCAGGAGTAAACTTCGCAAGTAGTATTAATAGCGATGGTTCAATCAGTTTCTTATTCCTTGATAATACTTTAGGTAATGAATTGATTAAAACAGATGGTATATTTGCTTATATTACCTTTAAGATAAAGAACACAACAAAAGAAGTTGAGACACCTATAGCATTTAAGGCAGGCGGAGCATTCGGCGATGGAACAATGACTAAGATTACAACAGTTGTCTTAAATGACGGTAGTGTTGAAATAAACATGATTGCCAAGCCATCAATCAGCCCTGCTTCAAAATCCTTTGTACAGGGTACAGCATCTGATTTAAAAGTAACACTTACACCTAACGGAGGTACCTTCAAGGGTATAACCGGCCTAAAAGAAGGAACTGACTACACTGTATCAGGAACAACTGTAACAATACTCAAGAGTTATTTAAATAGCCTTGGAGAAGGAACAAAAGCACTAACCTTTGACTTTGGGACAGCAGGAAGTGCAGTATTGACATTAACAATTACACCACCTGATACTAAGAACCTGAATGTAACAATAGGAACAGCAGCAGGAAAATCAGGAGAAACAGTTACAGTTCCAATTAGCTTTACAAATGTCGCGAAAGTGAATAATGTGGGAACTTGTAATTTCTACGTGACTTATGATAGCAGCTTGCTGGAGGTTTCAACAGTAACAGCAGGTCCAATTGTAAAAAATGCAGCAGTGAACTTCTCAAGTGGTACTAATAAGGATGGATCAATCAGCTTACTATTCCTTGACAATACAATAGGCAGTGAGTTGATTACTGAAGATGGTGTGTTCGCCAATATTGACTTTAAGATTAAGGATACAACTAAACAAATTGCAACACCTGTAGCATTTACGACAGGAGGAGCCTTTGGCGATGGTACAATGTCAAAGCTTTCAACAGTGGTATTTATTGACGGTAGTGTTGAAATAAACATGAACGACAATAAGCCTACAATCAGTCCTACGTCAAAATCCTTTGTACAGGGCACAGCATCTGATATAAATGTAACACTTACACTTAACGGAAGCACCTTCAATGGTATTACCGGCTTAAAAGAAGGAACTGATTACACTGTATCAGGTAACACTGTAACAATACTTAAGAGCTATCTCAACAGCCTTGCAGAAGGAACAAAAGCACTTACCTTTGACTTTGGGACAGCAGGAAGTGCAGTATTGACATTAACAATTACGCCAGCTGATACCAAAAACTTGAATGTAACAATAGGCACAGCAGCAGGAAAATCAGGAGACACTGTTACAGTTCCAATCAGCTTTGCAAATGTTGCAAAAGTAAATAATGTAGGAACATGTAACTTCTATGTGTCTTATGATGATAGCTTGCTGGAAGTTTCAAAAGTTTATGCAGGCCCAATTATAAAAAATGCAGCTGTAAACTTCTCAAATGGTATTAATAAGGATGGTTCAATAAGCTTCCTATTCCTCGATAATACAATAGGCAGTGAGTTGATTACTGAAGATGGTGTATTTGCATATATTGACTTTAAGATTAAGGATACAACACAAGAGGTTGTTACACCTGTGGCATTTAAAGCAGGCGGAGCATTTGGCGATGGTTCAATGGCTAAGTTAACAACAGTTAACTTGTTTGATGGAAGTGTTGAGATAAATAAGGTAATTGCACAAGATCCAAAGATAAGTGTTGAAACAGCAGCAATTATCAAAGGAACAGCAGGTGACTTAAAGGTTGAACTTACACCTAACGGAAATACTTTCAAGGGTATTACAGGCTTGACAGCAGGCACAGACTATACAGTAACAGGAGACACTGTGACTATACTGAAGAGTTACTTAAATAGCCTTGCAGCAGGAACAAAAGTTCTTACCTTTGATTTTGGTGTAGCAAAGAATCCTGTATTAACAATAACAGTTACTGAAATTACTGGTACTTTGAATGCAACAATAGCATCTGTAACCTGTAAGGCAGGAGAAACAATTAAGGTTCCTATTAGTCTATCAGATGTAGCAAAGGTAGGCAAAGTAGGAGTTGGTAATATAGTATTATCATACGATGCTAGCATACTTGAAGCAACAGCAGTAACTTCAGGTTCAATAGTTCCAAATGAGGCTGATAACTTCTTCTATAATATTAATGATAACGGTACAATCAGCATTATCTACATAACAGCCACAGAAACTGGATTAATTGAGGCTGATGGTGATTTTGTAAATATTGAGTTTAAGGTAAATGAAGATGCATTGCCTGGTACAATACCAGTAGAATTCAAGTCTGGAACCTTTGGTAATGCAGATTGGACTAAGATAAAGGATGCTATATATACAAATGGATGTGTTGTAATAAAAGATACTAATCCATCAATTACTCCTACTGCAACAACCTTTAACAAAGCGGCTCCATCAGATATAGTAGTAAGTTTGACCTTTAATGGTAACAATTTTAAAGGTATTACTGGATTAACAATAGGTACTGACTATACTTTAATAAATAATAGGCTGACAATATCAAAGAACTATCTTTCAACTCTTCCTGTAGGTAAAAATGAGCTTATATTTGATTTTGGTGTAGGAAGTAAAAATCCAGTTTTGACATTAAATATAATAGATTCATTACCTAAAGATCCATCAGTTACTCCTACTTCTGTAACCTTTGACAAAAGCGCGCCAGCAGATGTGACAGTAACATTAACCTATAACGGTAATACACTTAAGGGAATTACTGGATTAACAAAGAATGTAGATTATTCTTTATCAAAAAATCAAGTAATATTCTCAGTAAAATATCTGTCAACTCTTGCTGTAGGAACAAATGAGATAGTATTTGATTTTGGATTAGAAAATAATCCTGTACTGAAAATAACAGTAGTAGATACAAAACCTGGGATTCCATCAGTTAATCCTACTTCTGTAACCTTTGATAAAAAAGCGCCAGCAGACGTTACAGTAACATTAACCTATAACGGGAATACACTTAAGGGAATTACAGGATTGACAAAGAATGTAGATTATTCTTTATCAAAAAATCAAGTAATATTCTCAGTGAAGTATCTGTCAACTCTTGCTGTTGGAACAAAGGAGATAGTATTCGATTTCGGATTAGAAAATAATCCTGTATTGACAATTAATGTAGTAGATACAAAACCTGAACCTGCAACAATCAGTCCTGTTACTGCAACATTTGACAAATATGCTCCTGCAGATGTAGTAGTTACATATACAGCTAATGGAAATACTTTTAAAGGTATTACAGGCTTAACTAATGGAACTGACTACACAGTATCAGCAAACACAGTAACAATATCAAAGAACTACTTATCAACCTTAGCTGTTGGTACAAAAGCACTTACATTTGATTTTGGAACAGATAGCAATCCTGTAATTACATTGACGATAGTAGACACAACTCCTACTATTAAAGGACTAGGTGTAATAATAGGAAAGGCTTCAGGTAATGTTGGGGATACAATAACAATACCAATTACCTTAGCAAATGTAAGCAAGGTTGGTAATGTTGGAACATGCAATTTCTATATAAGCTATGATAACAAAAAACTTGAGGCTCAAAAGGTAATTGCTGGCTCTATAGTAAAAAATGCAGCAGTAAATTTCTCAAGCAGTATTAATAATGGCACAATAAGCTTTCTTTTCTTGGATAACTCTATAGGCAATGAACTAATTACTACAGATGGTGTATTGGCTACAATCACCTTCAAAGTAATTGACAGTTCGAATACTGTTTTAAACTTTAAAGAGGGTGGAGCTTTTGGTGATGGTAATTTCAGTAAGCTGGCTGAAGTAACTTACATTGAAGGCAGCGTAAATTAG
- a CDS encoding glycoside hydrolase family 48 protein, with protein MKKELKRFGAIALVGAMSLSIITSSSTYSAVDDPVNEEYKSRFETMYKKLKDTSNGYFSPDGVPYHSIETLMVEAPDYGHVTTSEAFSYYMWLEAVNGKFTGDFSGFKKSWDIAEKYIIPSSQDQPNSAMSRYDPNKPATYAPEWQDPSKYPAQLDSSAPVGKDPISSGLKSAYGTSMIYGMHWLLDVDNWYGFGNRGDGTSKNSYINTFQRGEQESTWETIPQPCWDAMKFGGPNGYLNLFTGDSSYSKQFKYTNAPDADARAIQATYWANVWAKERGADIKTYVSKASKMGDYLRYAMFDKYFRKIGASSTAGTGYDACHYLLSWYYAWGGGVEADWSWIIGCSHNHFGYQNPFAAWVLSSDSDFKPKAANSATDWGKSLDRQLEFYQWLQSAEGAIAGGASNSYNGRYETWPAGTSTFYGMGYVENPVYADPGSNTWMGMQAWSMQRIAEYYYRTKDERVRALLDKWAKWVNSVIIFNADGTFQIPNTIDWEGQPDTWNGQYTGNPNLHVSIVNYGTDLGVASSLANALTYYAKASGDETSRVSAQKLLDGMWNNYQDEKGICVPEPRTDYSRFNQEVYVPSTFSGKMPNGDAIKPGIRFIDIRSKYKQDPDWPKVEAYLNGGDVPTMRYHRFWAQSEFAIANGIYAMLFPESVNVTLGDVNSDGNIDAIDFAILKMYILNNSTAINKENADMNKDGYIDALDYARLKIYLLTGQ; from the coding sequence ATGAAAAAAGAGCTAAAGAGGTTTGGAGCAATTGCCTTAGTTGGCGCAATGTCCTTATCAATAATTACTTCTTCAAGTACATATTCAGCTGTTGATGATCCTGTAAATGAAGAGTATAAAAGCCGCTTCGAAACTATGTATAAAAAGCTGAAAGATACCTCAAATGGGTATTTTAGTCCTGATGGCGTTCCGTATCATTCAATTGAAACACTGATGGTTGAGGCCCCTGACTATGGACATGTTACCACAAGTGAAGCATTCAGCTATTATATGTGGCTAGAAGCAGTAAATGGTAAGTTTACAGGAGATTTTTCGGGCTTTAAAAAATCATGGGATATTGCTGAAAAGTATATAATTCCATCTTCTCAAGATCAACCTAATTCTGCTATGAGCAGATATGATCCTAACAAGCCTGCGACTTATGCGCCAGAATGGCAGGATCCCAGCAAGTATCCAGCACAGTTGGATTCAAGTGCCCCTGTAGGTAAGGACCCAATATCTTCTGGATTAAAAAGTGCTTATGGAACCAGTATGATCTACGGTATGCACTGGCTTTTAGACGTAGATAACTGGTATGGCTTTGGAAATAGAGGCGATGGAACTTCAAAGAATTCATATATAAACACCTTCCAAAGAGGTGAACAGGAATCCACATGGGAAACTATTCCTCAGCCATGCTGGGATGCGATGAAGTTTGGAGGACCGAACGGTTATTTAAACCTCTTTACAGGAGATAGTTCATATTCAAAGCAATTTAAATATACAAATGCTCCTGATGCTGATGCTCGTGCAATTCAGGCTACTTATTGGGCAAATGTATGGGCTAAGGAAAGAGGTGCTGATATAAAGACCTACGTTTCTAAAGCATCAAAAATGGGTGACTATTTAAGATATGCAATGTTTGATAAGTATTTCAGAAAGATTGGGGCTTCTTCAACAGCAGGTACAGGATATGATGCTTGTCATTACTTGTTATCTTGGTACTATGCATGGGGAGGCGGAGTTGAAGCCGATTGGTCGTGGATAATAGGATGCAGCCATAATCACTTTGGGTATCAAAACCCATTTGCTGCTTGGGTATTATCATCAGATTCTGATTTCAAACCAAAGGCAGCAAATAGTGCTACAGATTGGGGTAAAAGCTTAGACAGGCAGTTAGAATTCTATCAGTGGCTTCAATCTGCTGAGGGTGCTATAGCAGGTGGAGCTAGTAACTCATATAATGGTCGTTACGAGACATGGCCAGCAGGAACATCTACATTCTATGGTATGGGTTATGTAGAAAACCCTGTATATGCTGATCCAGGCAGTAATACATGGATGGGAATGCAAGCATGGTCAATGCAGCGTATAGCTGAATACTATTATCGCACTAAAGATGAAAGAGTAAGGGCTCTATTAGATAAATGGGCAAAATGGGTTAATTCTGTAATAATATTTAATGCAGATGGAACCTTCCAGATTCCTAATACAATTGATTGGGAAGGTCAGCCTGATACATGGAATGGGCAGTATACTGGAAATCCAAATTTACACGTATCAATAGTTAATTATGGTACTGACCTTGGAGTTGCATCTTCGCTTGCAAACGCCTTAACCTATTATGCTAAAGCATCAGGGGATGAAACCTCAAGAGTTAGTGCTCAGAAGCTGTTAGACGGTATGTGGAACAACTATCAGGATGAAAAGGGTATTTGTGTACCAGAGCCTCGTACAGATTATAGCCGCTTTAATCAGGAAGTATATGTTCCATCAACATTCTCAGGTAAAATGCCTAATGGTGATGCAATTAAACCAGGTATCAGGTTCATAGACATTCGTTCAAAATACAAACAGGATCCTGATTGGCCAAAAGTTGAGGCATATTTAAATGGCGGAGATGTTCCAACCATGAGATATCACCGTTTCTGGGCTCAGAGTGAATTTGCGATAGCAAATGGTATTTATGCTATGCTATTCCCAGAGTCTGTTAATGTTACATTAGGTGATGTGAACTCAGATGGAAATATTGATGCTATAGATTTTGCGATTTTAAAGATGTACATTTTAAATAATTCAACTGCTATAAATAAGGAAAATGCTGATATGAACAAGGATGGATATATCGATGCATTAGATTATGCAAGGCTAAAGATATATCTATTAACTGGGCAATAA